A genome region from Carya illinoinensis cultivar Pawnee chromosome 2, C.illinoinensisPawnee_v1, whole genome shotgun sequence includes the following:
- the LOC122298971 gene encoding ubiquitin-conjugating enzyme E2 4-like, giving the protein MSSPSKRREMDLMKLMMSDYKVEMINDGMQEFYVDFHGPIDSPYHGSVWRIRVELPDAYPYKSPSIGFINKIYHPNVDEMSGSVCLDVINQTWSPMFDLVNVFEVFLPQLLLYPNPSDPLNGEAAALMMRDRAAYEQRVKEYCEKYAKPEDIGAGPEEKSSDEELSDNESDSSDDQVAGKADP; this is encoded by the exons ATGTCTTCCCCAAGCAAACGCCGAGAGATGGATTTGATGAAATT GATGATGAGTGACTACAAGGTAGAGATGATCAATGATGGCATGCAAGAGTTCTATGTTGATTTCCACGGACCCATCGATA GCCCTTATCATGGAAGTGTGTGGAGGATAAGAGTTGAGCTACCGGATGCTTATCCTTATAAATCTCCATCCATAGGCTTTATTAATAAGATCTACCATCCAAATGTTGATGAAAT GTCAGGTTCAGTTTGTTTAGATGTTATTAATCAGACTTGGAGCCCCATGTTTG ATCTTGTAAATGTGTTCGAAGTATTCCTACCACAGCTTCTGCTGTACCCCAACCCATCAGACCCTTTGAACGGAGAGGCTGCAGCTTTGATGATGCGTGACCGAGCTGCTTATGAACAAAGAGTTAAAG AATACTGTGAGAAGTATGCCAAGCCAGAAGACATTGGCGCTGGCCCAGAAGAAAAGTCCAGTGATGAGGAACTTAGTGACAATGAATCTGATTCCAGCGATGACCAAGTAGCAGGCAAAGCAGATCCATAG
- the LOC122298966 gene encoding U3 snoRNP-associated protein-like EMB2271 — MCIKTSDLSPYAPTSPEDLPCQPEFEKIMKKKSVSAASRGAARMGKRFSRDPFFITESSKKRRKISKESDVIESDFSDEDYRFLSSKGQDHDRDEEESVGEKRKRLAMAHLDKVRGIAVKEEEEDDDEEGEKEGQYWDLRVSRILQQEQLERTGRFRRALASRIQKIDTTDDEFRVLVKHRQSVTAVSLCEDDSKGFSASKDGTILHWDLDSGKREKYQWPTHETLRAHGAKEPSGPAARHSRHVLALDVSSDGRYLASGGLDRHIHLWDTRTRAHIQAFSAHKGPVSCLSFRQGTSELFSGSFDLKVMKWDVEMREKIEPDLCGQRGKIIHMDCQWKERVLTVGRDRKMLLFKVDENEFSQFKGPSKSYLECCCFISDDEYLSGSDDGSIERWSILRDKPIYIYKNAHTSWTANKNLEQKDNERTISSCHFQLANSWVNSLAVCRSSDLAASGAGNGSVRLWAIESETRGIQPLFDLPLVGFVNSLAFARSGKFLVAGVGQEPRLGRWGRIQSAQNGIAVHSLQLS, encoded by the coding sequence ATGTGTATAAAGACCTCGGATCTAAGCCCCTACGCCCCAACAAGTCCCGAAGACCTTCCGTGCCAGCCAGAGTTTGAGAAgatcatgaagaagaagagtgtGTCAGCGGCTTCAAGAGGAGCAGCGAGAATGGGCAAGAGATTTTCTCGGGACCCCTTTTTCATCACTGAGTCGTCGAAGAAACGGCGGAAGATTAGCAAGGAGAGTGACGTGATAGAGAGCGACTTCTCGGACGAAGACTATCGGTTTCTTAGTTCTAAAGGGCAAGATCATGATAGGGATGAGGAGGAAAGTGTGGGCGAGAAGAGGAAGCGCTTGGCTATGGCGCACTTGGACAAGGTTCGGGGAATTGCAGtgaaagaagaggaggaggacgATGATGAGGAAGGTGAGAAGGAAGGGCAGTACTGGGACTTGCGCGTGTCGAGGATTTTGCAGCAGGAGCAGCTCGAGCGGACAGGCCGTTTTCGCCGAGCCCTTGCGTCTAGGATTCAAAAGATTGATACTACTGATGATGAATTCCGAGTCCTGGTGAAGCACCGGCAATCCGTCACTGCCGTATCTCTTTGCGAGGATGACTCCAAAGGTTTTTCAGCTTCCAAGGATGGCACCATTTTGCATTGGGACTTGGACAGTGGGAAACGGGAAAAATACCAGTGGCCTACGCACGAGACACTAAGGGCACACGGGGCCAAAGAGCCAAGTGGTCCGGCTGCAAGGCACAGTAGACATGTTTTAGCACTGGATGTTAGCTCCGACGGTCGATATTTGGCGAGTGGAGGCTTAGATCGCCATATTCATCTGTGGGATACCCGTACACGAGCGCATATTCAGGCTTTTTCAGCACACAAAGGACCTGTATCGTGTTTATCTTTTAGGCAAGGAACTTCAGAACTTTTCTCTGGTTCATTCGATCTTAAAGTTATGAAATGGGATgttgaaatgagagagaaaatagaaCCCGATTTATGTGGgcagagagggaaaataatacATATGGATTGCCAGTGGAAAGAACGGGTATTGACTGTTGGACGAGATCGAAAAATGCTGTTGTTTAAGGTCGATGAGAATGAGTTCTCGCAATTCAAAGGCCCCTCAAAATCTTATCTGGAATGTTGTTGTTTCATTAGTGACGATGAGTACTTGTCTGGCTCTGACGATGGAAGTATCGAGCGCTGGAGCATATTGCGAGACAAGCCCATATACATTTATAAGAATGCTCATACTTCCTGGACTGCAAACAAGAATCTTGAACAAAAGGATAATGAAAGGACCATCTCCAGTTGTCATTTTCAATTGGCAAATTCCTGGGTCAATTCCTTAGCTGTGTGCAGAAGCAGCGACCTTGCTGCATCGGGAGCTGGGAATGGTTCTGTTCGATTATGGGCTATTGAAAGTGAGACCAGAGGCATTCAGCCATTGTTTGACCTTCCGTTGGTTGGGTTTGTGAATTCTCTGGCCTTTGCTAGATCTGGAAAGTTCCTAGTTGCTGGAGTTGGGCAGGAGCCTCGTTTGGGAAGGTGGGGACGTATCCAGTCGGCTCAAAATGGAATTGCAGTTCATTCCCTTCAGCTCTCATAA